One Campylobacter concisus genomic window, TATAGATAATTTATTAAAGAATAGAACCCAAAAGGAATTAGCGCAATGAAGCAATTGGCAATAATCATATTTCTCATAACATCTTTGTATTCACACGAAGCAAATTGTACGGATATGTTTGGGGTTATTTTTGATAAAAAAATAACTGATGAAAATACCGCTAAATACATAGAATATTATATAGACAAACTGGGTTGTGATGCTAATGCTAGCGTAAAATTAAATAATTTAATGGCTAGATCGAATTTATTAGAATTTGCTTACGATGCAAATAAGACTAGAACTATTGACATGCTTTTAGACAAGGGTGCTACTCCAAATGGCTGGCTATCTACATCAATAGGGCTTGACTTTTCGTTTTTTTTTAATAGCAATGGAGTTCCAATAGAGAATAAAAGAGCCAGTAAAGAATTGCTTAAATTTATAAAAACATCAAAATATAAGGAATTTAAAGAAGAGAAATTTAAACTGATTAAAAAACTATTAGATCATGGGCAAGACCCAAAAGATTATGCCGTTTTAAAATCTATTTTAAAAATTGTAAATGACGAAAAAGAATTTGATGAGCTAGTAGAAGGCAGGAATAGGTAATGGATTTATTTAATATAAGCAAGAAGAAACTCGAAGTAAAAAATGATAATACTGATTTAAAAGACTTTAAAGAAAAAACTACCTCACAAAATGCAAAAGACAATGTAGATGCTTTTATAAGAGTTTATCCTAAACCTCCGCTAATGGGCAAAATTTTTGATGCTACTGGAGAAGGAGTAAAAAAAGGCATAGACGATCAAACAGAAATTAAATTCAGAAAATATAAAGAGGCAAAAAGACTTGGCATACTGGAAGAGTCAAAGCCTACGATTAAATTAAATGATGCTGATATTAAAGAATTTGAAAAAAGATTACAAGAAGAAGAAAACGAAAAAAGATTGAAAGAGCAACAAATGGACAAAAATTTAACATCACCAACATCATCACTGACTAAGCCTGTCATGCTAGCATCCGGTAACTCAGTGGCAACAGACGGCTTTGTGGACTACGGCGCATCTAACGATAGCTTCTCGACTCTTCAGATAGCAAACGAGTCAAACGATAAATTTATCGTTACACGTGCAGATATTTATGAAAATTTAGAAAGTATATTTAGCATAGAGTGCTTTGCCTATATAAATTTGGTAAAAAACCCGCTTTATGAAAATTTAGACACCATCTACAATAACGATAAAAGTTACTCAAGCATATATAAATATCTTGATAAAAGTATAAAGCTAAGCATAAAAAGGCCGTCTTCAACAAATAAAAATATCGTTCCAGATGGTAGCTCAAACGATATACACTTTAGTGGAATAGTAAGCGATGTAGAGTATCTTGGCGTAGATGATGAGACTAGTACAAATATAGATAAAAAATACTTCTTTAAATTCAAGCTAACTTCGCCACTATATAGACTAAGCATAAATAGAGCAAATAGAATTTATACAGACCAGAGCATTTTAGAAGTAGTAAAGGATATTTTAGCTTTTAATAAACAAAGGCTAACCAAAGAGCTAGACTTCTCAAATATTAAAAATAACTACAACAAAAGAGAATTTATAGCCCAGTACAATGAGAGTGATCTAGCTTTCATAACAAGGCTTTGTCATGATAGTGGTATATATTTTTATGAAGACAATGAAAAAATTTATTTTCATGATACATTTATACTAGCTTATAGCAATCAAAATGAAAATTTTACCTCAAGTGATACAAGTAGTGGCAAGGAAGCTAGAAAAGTAAGCTTTAATGTAAATTTGAATAATAATCTAGCAACCGAACACATAAATAAAATAACAAAGAGCGAGACGCTAAAAGCAAATAGCTTTACGCACTCTTTTCAAAATACAGCTTATCCAAATGTGTTAGAGAGTAAAAATGAAAAGATATTTGACGAGCAGGTAAATATCTATGATAAGCATATAAATTTAGATGAGTATTCATTTAGTGACACTAGCTTGCTTGAAGTTAGCACCTACCTTAAAAAACTAAGAAGCGATATGCTTTTAAAGGAATTTACCGCTAGCTCAAATGTATTTGCACTAAATTTAAATGACAATATCTCGGTAGCCATTGACGCTAGCAAGGGTGAATATGAGTTTAAAATAATAGCTTTAAAGCATACTTATATTGATGAGAGCGTTTTAGAAAATACCTTAAATTTAGGCGA contains:
- a CDS encoding type VI secretion system Vgr family protein; translated protein: MDLFNISKKKLEVKNDNTDLKDFKEKTTSQNAKDNVDAFIRVYPKPPLMGKIFDATGEGVKKGIDDQTEIKFRKYKEAKRLGILEESKPTIKLNDADIKEFEKRLQEEENEKRLKEQQMDKNLTSPTSSLTKPVMLASGNSVATDGFVDYGASNDSFSTLQIANESNDKFIVTRADIYENLESIFSIECFAYINLVKNPLYENLDTIYNNDKSYSSIYKYLDKSIKLSIKRPSSTNKNIVPDGSSNDIHFSGIVSDVEYLGVDDETSTNIDKKYFFKFKLTSPLYRLSINRANRIYTDQSILEVVKDILAFNKQRLTKELDFSNIKNNYNKREFIAQYNESDLAFITRLCHDSGIYFYEDNEKIYFHDTFILAYSNQNENFTSSDTSSGKEARKVSFNVNLNNNLATEHINKITKSETLKANSFTHSFQNTAYPNVLESKNEKIFDEQVNIYDKHINLDEYSFSDTSLLEVSTYLKKLRSDMLLKEFTASSNVFALNLNDNISVAIDASKGEYEFKIIALKHTYIDESVLENTLNLGDNVPFKDKKFISSYTNEISIIPSSVKFVPSYKQKPKAPDITLGLVVGQDGLNSQNNTIHTDSYGRVKVRLNAFSTQEIIDKDDAINASYHKSAYLRVITPIASNSSGFFAIPRIGDEVIISFLQNDIDNPVVSGSLYNASNTPLVNVDSNYHQTSLSSKTIGANETGINEITLSNLKNKEQIYVKAEKDYDELVNNDFSQTILNDKSSQVHGSYTERVKKAHIQTIDLAKNVNVGAEYLTTVGLSKDTVVGVSNTLNVAVDNNTRVGQDNHEFVGHDKFVEVKSNLNTTIHNDEMREVKGTKEQNIDGGYKLNSQKGINEFSNEHIVLQANSYIDINAKSNFTTKTAAQHTEIADSKFSNIETTYEVNAKDKIIHQVGSTKVTIEGSSVVIEVAGVKAIFDSRGLRVIGGDIKAL